Proteins encoded in a region of the Funiculus sociatus GB2-C1 genome:
- a CDS encoding ATP-binding protein — MKTIEPEQMIATLQQLKEEQELILNQVDNAIALFDRCHHLVLFNRKLTEILGLSDDTLASKPHCNDVFAEVVAQGYWSQQQREQIASALNRPDTENVSLYIEQANGICLEVYTTLTNDGGRLFTFRDVTGYQQSQARLNAEVRRLTFLQGMTQRLQPASELGEIGQFALSYLVATMGAAFGDVKVIIGQGRDARASMLTNEISSQFIATYGVPAVAEIEALLNQGIPYGQGLLWQVVETGSPLFIDDYQSHPQAVPGFRHPGIGQLGIFPIPAANGNIIGVLTLESRSQQKLQDAPQQDMLLAACRTLGVAIERAQAEEHLRQINEDLERASQLKSEFLASMSHELRTPLNSILGFSDLLLRQIAGTLNPRQTNYVRVIEESGQHLLQLINDILDLSKIEAGKVELDLGPVCIPELCNQCLKMIQPRAEKKQIALSLELEYSLGQVSLDERRVRQILINLLSNAVKFTPNRGKIKLSGRLAYGAELAKEFRPERSLINPTTPYLCFEVADSGIGIPEDKWHLLFRPFQQIDASLTRKHEGTGLGLALTKRLAELHGGTVSLESVVNRGSTFRVWLPIADVPQELAAPVPMPVKQSPSSFFVGTHGDVNLAARDTKRILVVEDHAFNQALISDVLELEGYVVELIYDGSTMLEAMRSPYVLARSLPNLILMDIQLPGVDGFEIMRQLKAHPLWRSVPVIAMTAMAMSGDRDRCLAAGADGYISKPLDLDTVITTVRSFIQN; from the coding sequence ATGAAAACAATAGAGCCAGAGCAGATGATCGCTACTTTGCAGCAGTTAAAGGAGGAACAAGAACTGATTTTGAATCAAGTAGACAATGCGATCGCATTGTTTGATCGCTGCCATCACCTGGTATTGTTTAATCGCAAATTAACCGAAATTTTGGGGCTTTCTGACGACACGCTTGCTAGTAAGCCACATTGTAATGATGTCTTCGCTGAAGTCGTAGCACAGGGCTACTGGTCGCAACAGCAGCGCGAGCAAATCGCATCTGCCCTAAACAGACCAGACACTGAGAATGTTTCCCTTTACATAGAGCAAGCTAACGGCATCTGCCTCGAAGTTTACACCACCTTAACCAACGATGGCGGACGGCTGTTTACCTTCCGCGATGTCACTGGTTATCAACAATCCCAGGCACGTTTAAATGCCGAGGTGAGGCGTTTAACCTTTTTGCAGGGAATGACGCAACGGCTACAGCCAGCCAGTGAGTTGGGGGAGATTGGGCAATTTGCACTTTCCTACCTAGTGGCAACAATGGGCGCTGCCTTCGGCGATGTCAAAGTGATTATCGGTCAAGGCAGGGACGCGAGAGCCAGTATGCTCACAAATGAGATTTCCAGCCAGTTCATTGCCACCTACGGGGTACCAGCAGTTGCCGAGATAGAAGCCCTGCTGAATCAAGGGATTCCTTACGGTCAGGGCTTACTGTGGCAAGTAGTAGAAACAGGATCGCCGCTATTTATTGACGATTATCAAAGCCATCCCCAAGCAGTACCTGGATTTCGCCATCCAGGGATTGGTCAACTAGGCATTTTTCCGATTCCTGCCGCCAACGGCAACATCATTGGCGTGTTAACGCTGGAGTCTCGCAGTCAGCAGAAACTTCAGGACGCTCCCCAACAAGATATGCTCTTAGCAGCCTGTCGTACACTGGGCGTTGCGATTGAAAGGGCGCAGGCTGAAGAACACTTGCGCCAAATTAACGAGGATTTAGAACGGGCTTCTCAACTCAAGTCTGAGTTTCTCGCTTCTATGTCCCACGAACTGCGAACCCCCCTCAACAGCATTCTGGGATTCTCCGATCTATTGCTCCGACAAATCGCTGGAACCTTGAACCCGCGTCAGACGAACTACGTGCGGGTGATTGAAGAAAGTGGTCAACACCTGTTGCAATTGATTAATGACATTCTGGATCTATCGAAAATCGAAGCTGGAAAGGTAGAACTCGACCTTGGGCCAGTTTGCATCCCAGAATTGTGCAATCAATGCCTGAAAATGATTCAGCCTCGTGCTGAGAAAAAGCAAATCGCCCTATCGCTGGAACTCGAATATTCCCTGGGTCAAGTTTCTCTAGATGAGCGTCGCGTCCGCCAAATATTGATTAACTTGCTTTCCAATGCTGTTAAGTTTACGCCAAATCGAGGAAAAATTAAACTGAGTGGGCGATTGGCTTATGGAGCCGAGTTAGCAAAAGAATTTCGCCCAGAACGCAGTTTGATTAATCCCACTACCCCTTACTTATGTTTTGAAGTAGCCGATTCAGGTATCGGAATTCCTGAAGATAAGTGGCATCTGCTATTTCGACCTTTCCAGCAGATAGATGCTTCCTTAACCAGAAAACATGAAGGCACCGGGCTGGGTTTGGCTTTAACTAAGCGGTTGGCGGAACTCCACGGCGGCACTGTTTCTCTAGAATCGGTGGTAAATCGAGGCAGTACGTTTCGAGTATGGCTGCCGATAGCTGATGTGCCGCAGGAGTTAGCCGCGCCAGTACCAATGCCAGTTAAACAGTCGCCGTCTTCATTTTTTGTAGGAACTCACGGCGATGTTAATCTAGCTGCAAGGGATACCAAACGGATCTTAGTGGTGGAAGATCATGCCTTCAATCAGGCGTTGATTTCAGATGTGTTGGAATTAGAAGGTTATGTGGTTGAGTTAATTTATGACGGTAGCACAATGCTGGAGGCGATGCGATCTCCTTATGTGTTGGCGCGATCGCTACCTAACTTGATTCTCATGGATATCCAACTGCCGGGTGTGGATGGGTTTGAAATTATGCGTCAACTCAAGGCTCACCCTTTATGGAGGTCTGTCCCCGTAATTGCGATGACGGCGATGGCAATGTCTGGCGATCGCGATCGCTGTTTGGCTGCTGGTGCCGACGGGTACATTAGCAAGCCCTTAGACCTGGATACTGTGATTACAACCGTCCGATCTTTTATTCAGAATTAG
- a CDS encoding response regulator — translation MTAPLALSIVNPMTKPLPRILLVDDEPNNLLLLEELLHSQGYETLVASSGSQALEIVQDFRPDLILLDVMMPGMGGFEVCRRLREDQNLQTVPIIFLTALDDEDSRLTGLEMMGDDYFTKPIKSNLLIKKISSTLRLNKMRSQQQERRIEEQVKEKIKGQISAAWEINQYLSEKLRLFVPDQFLRRIAPKGVESIQLGNARQEELTILFCDIRGFTSITESQRVNETFEWLNAFYTQMNSAIATNHGFIDKFLGDAIMAVFDRAGNHSQDALTAAVTMIHSLNKFNANREQYNLNEPLRIGIGIHTGTAMIGTVGSDHRMDSTVIGDVVNTAARLEELTKVYSCEILASDAVIAQLSQPELFRCRWIDRAIPRGKQQGIDLYEVFGTQTPVLDEAKLLY, via the coding sequence ATGACGGCGCCACTTGCTCTATCTATTGTCAATCCCATGACAAAGCCCCTGCCGCGTATTTTATTAGTTGATGATGAGCCAAATAATTTATTACTGCTAGAAGAGTTGTTGCACTCACAAGGCTATGAAACTCTTGTGGCATCATCCGGCTCTCAAGCATTGGAAATTGTGCAAGATTTTCGGCCTGATTTGATTTTGCTGGATGTAATGATGCCAGGAATGGGGGGCTTTGAAGTTTGCCGTCGGTTGCGGGAAGATCAAAATCTCCAAACGGTGCCGATAATTTTTTTGACGGCTTTGGATGATGAAGATTCCCGGTTAACAGGCTTGGAAATGATGGGAGATGATTATTTTACTAAGCCGATAAAAAGTAATTTATTAATCAAGAAAATATCTAGTACATTGCGATTGAACAAGATGCGCTCGCAACAACAAGAGCGAAGAATCGAAGAACAAGTCAAAGAAAAAATTAAGGGGCAAATATCAGCTGCATGGGAGATTAATCAATATCTTTCAGAGAAGCTGCGGTTATTTGTGCCAGATCAATTCTTGAGACGCATTGCACCCAAAGGGGTAGAATCAATTCAGCTGGGAAACGCCAGACAAGAAGAACTAACTATTTTGTTTTGCGATATACGGGGATTTACAAGCATCACTGAATCTCAAAGAGTGAATGAAACTTTTGAGTGGCTGAATGCTTTCTATACCCAGATGAATAGCGCGATCGCTACCAATCATGGTTTTATTGACAAATTCCTGGGAGATGCGATCATGGCTGTCTTTGACCGCGCTGGAAACCACTCACAGGATGCCCTCACCGCTGCGGTGACGATGATACACAGTCTAAATAAGTTTAACGCCAATCGCGAACAGTACAACTTAAATGAGCCACTTCGCATTGGTATAGGAATTCACACAGGCACTGCGATGATTGGGACAGTAGGATCAGATCATCGCATGGACTCTACAGTAATTGGTGATGTGGTAAATACTGCCGCTCGTCTAGAAGAATTGACAAAAGTCTACAGCTGTGAAATTCTTGCTAGTGATGCCGTTATCGCCCAGCTAAGTCAACCAGAGTTATTCAGATGCCGATGGATTGACCGCGCAATACCTCGTGGTAAGCAGCAAGGGATTGACCTCTACGAAGTCTTCGGCACCCAAACTCCTGTATTGGACGAAGCAAAGTTACTCTACTAA
- a CDS encoding cyanophycinase — METGETTPVTNARGQLVIIGGAEDKEGDCTILREFVRRAGGTQARIVVMTVATGLPDEVGRTYTEVFERLGVDDVRIIDTAHRDDGSDPRALEAIEKATGVFFTGGDQARITSNLKGTEVDAAIHRRYAEGIVVGGTSAGAAMMPDIMIIEGDSETNPRVNVVEMGPGMGFLPGVVIDQHFLQRGRMGRLISALAQQPAVLGFGIDENTAIAISDNKFEVIGEGAVTIVDESGITHSNVGEILKDEALAVCGARLHVLPHGYKFDLQTRKPILD; from the coding sequence ATGGAAACCGGAGAAACCACACCCGTGACTAATGCCCGTGGGCAATTGGTAATTATCGGGGGAGCGGAAGATAAAGAAGGAGATTGCACGATTCTTCGAGAGTTCGTTCGCCGCGCTGGCGGTACCCAGGCTCGGATTGTCGTTATGACAGTAGCGACAGGGCTACCTGATGAAGTCGGACGTACCTACACCGAAGTCTTTGAACGCCTGGGAGTTGATGACGTAAGAATCATTGACACGGCTCATCGAGACGACGGAAGTGACCCTAGAGCGTTAGAAGCTATTGAGAAAGCTACTGGCGTATTTTTTACGGGTGGCGATCAGGCTCGCATCACCAGCAATCTTAAGGGTACAGAAGTCGATGCCGCGATTCACAGACGATACGCTGAAGGAATCGTGGTCGGAGGCACAAGCGCAGGCGCTGCCATGATGCCAGATATCATGATTATTGAAGGAGATTCAGAGACAAATCCTCGCGTTAATGTTGTCGAAATGGGCCCCGGTATGGGCTTTCTGCCTGGGGTAGTGATTGATCAGCATTTCTTGCAGCGCGGTCGTATGGGACGCTTAATTTCAGCTTTGGCCCAGCAGCCTGCTGTCTTGGGTTTTGGTATTGACGAGAATACAGCGATCGCCATCAGCGATAACAAGTTTGAAGTGATTGGGGAAGGCGCTGTCACTATTGTCGATGAGTCAGGCATTACACACAGCAACGTGGGTGAAATATTAAAGGATGAGGCTTTGGCAGTTTGCGGAGCTAGGCTTCATGTTCTTCCACACGGTTACAAATTTGACCTGCAAACTCGCAAGCCAATTCTTGATTAA
- a CDS encoding CsbD family protein, with amino-acid sequence MSIENRAEAVAKNLEGKAQEALGHVTGDQKDQVEGQVKQDEAAAIHLKEDLKDKAKQIVDNA; translated from the coding sequence ATGAGCATTGAAAACAGAGCGGAAGCAGTTGCTAAAAACCTTGAAGGTAAGGCTCAAGAAGCACTTGGTCATGTGACAGGCGACCAAAAAGACCAAGTAGAAGGGCAAGTGAAGCAGGATGAAGCTGCGGCAATACACCTTAAAGAAGACCTGAAAGATAAAGCAAAACAGATTGTAGATAACGCTTAG
- a CDS encoding acetate--CoA ligase family protein, protein MNRDTSTDAVRVNARKTDAFDIFNFKHYIGPNPYLETGALVFDFAVTNNTEARPLEDYVAIISDRYPHLGEETYDSHAQLFARTTSEVGKLDMGLHLHHWSVKPNENFVTIAVQSLHARTTRSVVYCVWDWFEAITQHENFRLEDQIKTIQEIFRKSAYGGPTVYALWRTAYQNGIPTFYLWDEGLVQYGYGKKQVRGIATTFDCDSHLDSDFTTRKDDCKAFLATLGFPVPKGDIVYTLEEARAAAREIGYPVAVKPVVGHKGIGVTADVQNAEEMKYAFSRAVNAIPKDQPIQIIVEKSISGTDFRLLCVNGRFVAATERRPASIVGDGDSTIAELIERENRKPARIDTPTSPLGKIQCDEAMEMYLEEQELSLDSVIESDRIVYLRKVANLSAGGLSIDKTSDVHPDNIILAQDIAQHFHLTCLGIDVIAGDLAKSWKNGDFGIIEINAAPGIYMHLKPAVGESVDVPSHILETFFASEKDARLPIITFNKISVQELQEIIDDVLIRHPEWTIGAVCREGVFVNRSEKNLNKDYNSNVQNLLRNPKLDLLIAEYREDVLEKEGMFYHGSDIIVLDNPTETEMMLARGISDDSTLVIKEGDNISIRAKGLLEQYKLGAAEPFLRVYLKEIPKVA, encoded by the coding sequence ATGAACCGAGATACAAGCACCGATGCAGTCCGAGTCAATGCTAGAAAAACTGATGCCTTCGACATATTCAACTTCAAGCATTACATTGGCCCGAACCCATATTTGGAGACAGGGGCATTAGTATTCGATTTTGCAGTAACCAACAATACAGAAGCGCGTCCTCTCGAAGATTATGTTGCGATTATTAGCGATCGCTACCCGCACTTGGGCGAGGAAACTTATGATTCCCATGCTCAGCTCTTCGCCCGGACAACCTCAGAAGTGGGAAAGCTCGACATGGGGCTGCACCTCCACCACTGGAGTGTCAAACCGAATGAAAACTTTGTGACGATTGCGGTTCAATCGCTCCATGCACGCACAACTCGGTCAGTAGTTTACTGCGTTTGGGACTGGTTTGAAGCAATTACTCAACATGAAAACTTCCGGCTGGAAGATCAGATCAAGACGATACAGGAGATATTTCGGAAATCTGCTTACGGTGGGCCAACAGTTTACGCTCTGTGGCGTACAGCCTACCAAAATGGGATTCCTACCTTTTATCTGTGGGACGAAGGACTGGTTCAATACGGCTATGGAAAAAAACAGGTTCGCGGTATAGCCACAACTTTTGACTGCGATAGTCATTTGGATTCCGACTTCACCACTCGCAAAGATGACTGTAAGGCTTTCTTAGCTACTTTGGGCTTCCCGGTACCCAAAGGTGATATCGTTTACACGCTGGAAGAAGCAAGGGCAGCAGCCAGAGAAATTGGCTACCCAGTAGCCGTTAAACCTGTAGTTGGTCACAAAGGAATTGGGGTAACGGCTGATGTGCAAAATGCGGAGGAAATGAAATATGCCTTTAGCAGAGCAGTCAATGCGATTCCTAAAGACCAACCAATTCAGATAATCGTTGAGAAAAGTATTTCGGGGACAGATTTCCGATTGCTATGCGTTAACGGCAGATTTGTAGCGGCGACTGAACGCCGTCCAGCATCGATAGTGGGTGATGGAGACTCAACTATTGCTGAGTTGATCGAGCGAGAAAATCGTAAGCCAGCACGGATAGATACGCCAACTTCGCCACTGGGAAAGATTCAGTGCGATGAGGCGATGGAGATGTATTTAGAAGAACAGGAATTGTCACTCGATAGCGTAATAGAAAGCGATCGCATTGTCTATCTTCGCAAAGTTGCCAACCTCTCAGCAGGCGGTTTGAGCATCGATAAGACAAGCGACGTTCACCCTGACAACATCATCCTGGCGCAAGACATTGCCCAACATTTCCACCTAACTTGCCTTGGGATTGACGTAATTGCTGGCGACCTGGCAAAATCTTGGAAAAATGGTGATTTTGGCATCATCGAGATTAACGCCGCTCCCGGCATTTATATGCACCTTAAACCTGCTGTGGGTGAAAGCGTTGATGTACCCTCGCATATTTTGGAAACCTTCTTTGCATCAGAGAAAGATGCGAGGCTACCGATTATCACCTTCAACAAGATTTCAGTTCAAGAACTCCAAGAAATTATTGACGATGTTCTAATTCGACATCCGGAATGGACAATTGGCGCGGTTTGTCGCGAAGGGGTTTTTGTCAATCGTTCTGAGAAAAACTTGAACAAAGATTACAACAGCAACGTACAGAACCTGCTGCGTAATCCAAAGCTGGATCTGCTGATTGCTGAGTACAGGGAAGATGTCTTAGAGAAGGAGGGGATGTTTTACCACGGTAGTGACATTATAGTTTTGGATAATCCCACCGAAACTGAGATGATGCTAGCACGGGGTATCAGCGACGACTCGACTTTGGTTATTAAGGAAGGAGACAACATCTCCATCCGCGCCAAAGGCTTGCTGGAACAGTACAAGCTTGGCGCGGCTGAACCATTTTTGCGAGTTTATCTCAAGGAAATCCCCAAAGTTGCCTAA
- a CDS encoding LysR family transcriptional regulator: MELRHLRYFIAVAQELNFTRAAERLHIAQPPLSKQIHDLEVELGVQLFDRTKRPLQLTVAGVIFLEEAMSAIAQVENAIKMAQRASRGEIGRLVIGFTSSMANSFLPDILRVYRDRFPKVELVWRELATSHQLQALRDRQLDVGFFHLTSWMLQAADLCLMTIWHESLIVALPATHPLANQPQISLKALAQEVFILPSRQFSPVLSEQLEHLCQQSDISPVVIQEGTMMLTILGLVAGGVGIALLPANAQNLQRKGVVYKNITESTSTIPMAAVWRRDDASATLREFLEVTKEVT; this comes from the coding sequence ATGGAACTTCGACATTTGCGTTACTTCATCGCCGTGGCACAGGAGTTGAACTTCACTCGTGCTGCGGAGCGTCTACATATCGCGCAACCTCCCCTGAGCAAGCAAATTCACGATCTTGAAGTCGAGCTTGGGGTGCAACTGTTCGATCGCACCAAGCGACCACTCCAGTTAACAGTAGCTGGAGTTATCTTTTTAGAAGAAGCGATGAGCGCGATCGCTCAGGTAGAGAATGCCATCAAAATGGCGCAACGTGCCAGTAGAGGAGAAATCGGGCGTTTGGTAATCGGCTTTACGAGTTCAATGGCAAACAGCTTTTTGCCAGACATCCTGCGCGTTTACCGCGATCGCTTTCCCAAGGTGGAACTTGTCTGGCGGGAACTAGCAACTTCCCACCAATTGCAAGCGCTGCGAGATCGACAGCTTGATGTTGGCTTTTTCCATTTAACGTCATGGATGCTTCAAGCCGCTGATTTATGCTTAATGACGATTTGGCATGAATCTTTGATTGTGGCATTACCAGCAACTCATCCACTGGCGAACCAACCGCAAATTTCTTTGAAAGCACTGGCACAGGAAGTGTTCATCCTCCCTTCTCGTCAATTCTCTCCGGTCTTATCTGAACAGCTTGAACATCTATGCCAACAATCTGATATTTCACCTGTTGTCATCCAAGAAGGAACAATGATGCTGACGATTCTGGGTTTAGTCGCTGGTGGCGTTGGAATTGCCTTGCTACCTGCGAATGCCCAAAATCTTCAACGCAAGGGTGTCGTCTACAAAAACATCACTGAGTCAACATCAACTATCCCGATGGCTGCTGTGTGGCGACGGGACGATGCCTCAGCTACTTTGCGTGAGTTCTTAGAAGTAACAAAAGAAGTCACTTAA
- a CDS encoding aspartoacylase: protein MNQIKRVAIVGGTHGNELTGIYLVKKFERFPNAIARASFESITLLANPKAYAIGRRYVDTDLNRCFHPQDLENAQLSNYEAIRAKEIYQRLASLPKEQTNLTIDLHTTTANMGLTIIPSTKHPFNLQLAAYLKSVNPSVKVYRWKDENNSPFLRSISELGCAIEVGAVAQGVLDARLFQQTEELIYAILDFVDAYNRGTPFPARDTFTIYQCLQTIDYPRNEDGEIHAMIHPELQFRDYEAIKPGEPMFLTFDGRAIAYQGTSTVYPVFINEAAYYEKGIAMCITQKELVVV, encoded by the coding sequence ATGAATCAGATCAAACGTGTTGCTATTGTTGGTGGAACTCACGGAAACGAACTCACAGGAATTTATTTGGTGAAGAAATTCGAGCGATTTCCCAACGCGATCGCACGAGCGAGTTTTGAGAGCATTACACTTTTAGCGAATCCTAAAGCGTATGCAATCGGGAGGCGGTACGTTGATACCGACCTCAATCGCTGTTTCCACCCACAGGATTTAGAGAATGCCCAGCTTTCCAACTATGAAGCAATTCGAGCCAAAGAAATTTACCAAAGGTTGGCATCGCTCCCAAAAGAGCAAACCAACTTAACAATCGATTTGCACACGACCACAGCCAACATGGGGCTGACGATTATTCCAAGTACCAAGCATCCATTCAACCTTCAGTTAGCCGCTTATCTCAAATCCGTGAATCCTAGCGTGAAGGTGTATCGATGGAAAGACGAGAATAATAGCCCGTTTCTGAGATCCATTTCTGAACTCGGTTGCGCGATCGAAGTGGGTGCTGTTGCACAAGGCGTGTTGGATGCACGTTTATTTCAGCAAACAGAAGAACTTATCTACGCAATTTTAGACTTTGTAGACGCCTATAACCGGGGAACACCTTTCCCAGCAAGAGATACCTTCACAATTTATCAATGCTTACAGACAATCGACTATCCCAGAAATGAGGACGGGGAAATTCATGCAATGATCCACCCAGAACTTCAATTTAGAGATTACGAAGCTATTAAACCAGGCGAGCCAATGTTTTTGACATTTGATGGTCGAGCGATCGCTTATCAAGGAACATCAACCGTTTATCCAGTTTTCATTAACGAGGCGGCTTACTACGAGAAAGGAATTGCCATGTGCATAACCCAAAAGGAACTGGTTGTAGTTTGA
- a CDS encoding glycine-rich domain-containing protein — translation MNAQQTKLYQSIQEFSLDDPDAAFPFSQRLARENGWTVEYTQQVIDEYKKFIFLAVIAEHPVTPSDQVDQVWHLHLTYTRSYWDEFCAKILQKPLHHHPTRGGSSEQDNFYRFYNQTLISYEKFFSQRPPSDIWSPPDIRFSPDVQFTRVNAYRYWVVAKPSFTLSRLPSVYLPRLPLLKFIAIALLSFMLVLTISSSTLLIAEISPPKIHSTNSELALSQAAENPPLPRNTPTPTSENKHNSTSGKSSGWSWWWIPIAIIFSLFGGRGNSSGGGSNGGNNDGCAVCM, via the coding sequence ATGAACGCTCAGCAGACAAAACTTTACCAAAGTATTCAAGAATTTTCCCTTGATGACCCTGACGCTGCTTTTCCCTTTAGTCAAAGATTGGCAAGAGAAAACGGATGGACGGTTGAATATACTCAGCAAGTGATTGACGAATACAAAAAGTTTATCTTTCTTGCTGTTATAGCTGAACATCCCGTCACTCCCTCCGATCAAGTGGATCAAGTTTGGCATCTGCACTTGACTTACACGCGATCGTACTGGGATGAGTTTTGCGCCAAAATCTTACAGAAACCATTGCACCACCACCCTACTCGTGGCGGTTCTAGCGAACAGGATAATTTTTATAGGTTCTATAACCAGACGCTGATTAGCTATGAAAAATTCTTTAGCCAGCGCCCCCCGTCCGATATCTGGTCTCCACCCGACATCCGATTTAGTCCAGATGTTCAGTTCACGCGAGTCAACGCTTATCGGTACTGGGTTGTAGCCAAACCATCTTTTACTCTGAGTCGGTTGCCATCTGTTTATCTACCTCGCTTGCCTTTGCTGAAATTCATAGCGATCGCTCTGTTGTCGTTTATGTTAGTCCTAACTATCAGCAGCTCTACGCTACTGATAGCAGAAATTTCTCCTCCGAAAATTCACTCTACAAATTCTGAACTAGCGTTGTCTCAAGCTGCTGAAAATCCTCCGCTACCTCGTAACACTCCAACCCCAACTTCTGAGAACAAACATAATTCTACTTCGGGAAAATCTTCAGGGTGGTCTTGGTGGTGGATACCCATAGCCATTATTTTTTCCCTGTTCGGCGGTCGTGGTAATAGCAGTGGTGGTGGTAGTAATGGTGGTAATAATGACGGTTGTGCAGTCTGTATGTGA
- a CDS encoding pentapeptide repeat-containing protein, with product MVADFKETDLRGSHLKGKDLRAKDLRGVNLSEANLTYADMIEANLASANLSGSNLAGACLNLANLSETNLRGADLSATNFVGADLSKADLRAANLKKANLVSSNLENANLTRANLIGADLTAADLTGAILHQAIYNQETRFSPGFDPKQASAYLIAYNVSLTGVNLSEVDLSGVYLKAADLRAANLMRANLVGANLESANLAGANLVGTDLSKAKLRGIILEKAVYTQETLFSYDFDPREAGAYLIAAGVSLPGVNLGRVNLSGADLRGTNLRGGKLRGANLIEVDLSNANLRKADLEDADLSRADLRGANLTGAILTQVNLSEADLRGVDLTRTDLRGANLSMADLRGADLTGAILTQVNLSEADLRGVDLTRTDLQGANLNGADLTDVDLSRANL from the coding sequence GTGGTAGCAGACTTCAAAGAAACAGATTTAAGGGGATCTCATCTCAAAGGGAAAGATTTGCGGGCAAAAGACCTCAGAGGGGTTAACCTCAGCGAGGCGAACCTGACTTATGCAGACATGATTGAAGCCAACTTGGCTTCAGCAAACCTGAGTGGATCGAATCTGGCTGGGGCGTGCTTAAATTTAGCTAATCTGAGCGAGACAAACCTCAGAGGAGCCGATCTGAGTGCCACGAACTTTGTCGGGGCTGATTTGAGCAAAGCAGATTTGAGGGCGGCAAACCTGAAAAAGGCTAATCTCGTTAGCAGCAACCTGGAAAATGCCAACCTAACTAGAGCCAACTTGATTGGGGCAGACTTAACAGCAGCGGATCTCACGGGAGCTATCTTACACCAAGCTATCTACAATCAAGAAACTCGGTTCTCACCAGGCTTTGACCCCAAGCAAGCTTCTGCTTACTTGATTGCCTATAACGTATCGCTAACAGGGGTAAACCTGAGTGAAGTGGATCTAAGTGGGGTTTATCTAAAAGCAGCAGACTTGAGGGCGGCAAACTTGATGCGGGCAAATCTGGTTGGGGCAAATTTGGAAAGTGCTAACTTGGCGGGAGCCAATTTAGTCGGGACGGATCTTAGTAAAGCCAAGCTGAGGGGAATCATTCTGGAAAAAGCTGTCTACACTCAAGAAACTTTGTTTTCCTATGATTTTGACCCACGAGAAGCCGGGGCTTATTTAATTGCTGCTGGCGTATCGCTGCCTGGGGTTAACTTGGGTCGAGTAAATTTGAGTGGAGCAGATTTGCGGGGGACGAACCTCAGAGGGGGAAAGTTACGGGGAGCAAATCTAATAGAGGTAGACTTAAGCAATGCCAATTTGAGAAAGGCTGACTTGGAAGATGCCGACTTGAGTAGGGCAGATTTAAGAGGGGCAAATTTGACGGGAGCCATTTTAACTCAGGTAAACTTGAGCGAAGCTGACCTGAGAGGGGTAGACCTGACTCGAACCGATTTGCGGGGAGCTAACTTGAGTATGGCAGACTTGCGAGGAGCGGACTTGACGGGAGCCATTTTAACTCAAGTGAACTTGAGTGAGGCTGATTTGCGGGGTGTAGACCTGACGCGAACAGACTTGCAGGGAGCTAATCTCAATGGAGCAGACTTGACTGATGTTGATTTGAGTCGAGCCAATCTTTGA
- a CDS encoding DUF5362 family protein has product MRFVSYFLIALGVLLIIGGIVSVRSGLISGIINGVLQILIGFWTTKAASSFNLIADTQGNDIENLMIALEQLRKLYTLQYWLILIALIFIAIALITGLILGAVNVTP; this is encoded by the coding sequence ATGCGCTTTGTTAGCTACTTCCTAATTGCCTTGGGAGTGCTTCTAATTATCGGGGGAATCGTCAGTGTCAGATCGGGTTTAATCAGCGGCATTATCAATGGAGTTTTGCAAATACTCATTGGCTTCTGGACTACCAAAGCCGCTTCTTCTTTTAATTTAATTGCTGATACTCAAGGAAACGATATCGAAAATTTAATGATAGCGCTTGAGCAACTTAGGAAACTCTATACTCTCCAGTATTGGCTGATATTGATAGCACTCATTTTTATTGCTATTGCACTTATTACGGGTCTAATTTTAGGGGCTGTCAACGTTACTCCGTGA